Proteins from a single region of Choloepus didactylus isolate mChoDid1 chromosome 10, mChoDid1.pri, whole genome shotgun sequence:
- the LOC119505455 gene encoding procathepsin L-like → MNLSLFLTALCLEIASAVPKFDSSLDEQWNQWKSKYPRLYGANEEDWRRAVWEKNMKMIELHNREYSEGQHRFTMGMNAFGDMTNEEFRQVMNGFQNQKHKNGKMFHESPSVEVPKSVDWRDRGYVTPVKNQGRCGSCWAFSATGSLEGQVFQKTGRLVSLSEQNLVDCSRREGNNGCNGGLMDNAFQYVKDNKGLDSEESYPYNGRDTDNCHYRTECSAANVTGFVDIPPREKALMKAVATVGPISVAIDAGHTSFQFYRSGIYYEPDCSSRDLDHGVLVVGYGFEGTDSDNNKYWLIKNSWGTSWGSNGYVKMAKDQNNHCGVATAASYPTV, encoded by the exons ATGAATCTTTCACTCTTTCTGACTGCCCTTTGCTTGGAAATAGCCTCAGCTGTTCCAAAGTTTGATTCAAGTTTAGATGAACAATGGAACCAGTGGAAGTCAAAGTACCCAAGACTATATGGCGCG AATGAAGAGGATTGGAGGAGAGCAGTGTGGGAGAAGAATATGAAAATGATCGAACTGCACAATCGGGAATACAGCGAAGGGCAACATCGTTTCACAATGGGAATGAATGCCTTCGGTGACATG ACCAACGAAGAATTCAGGCAGGTGATGAATGGCTTTCAAAACCAGAAACACAAGAAtgggaaaatgttccatgaatcGCCCTCTGTGGAGGTCCCCAAGTCTGTGGATTGGAGGGATAGAGGCTATGTGACTCCTGTGAAGAATCAG GGTCGTTGTGGTTCCTGTTGGGCCTTTAGTGCAACTGGTTCCCTGGAAGGACAGGTGTTCCAGAAAACTGGCAGACTTGTTTCACTCAGTGAGCAGAACCTGGTGGACTGCTCTCGGCGCGAAGGCAATAACGGCTGCAATGGCGGCCTAATGGACAACGCTTTCCAGTATGTCAAGGACAACAAAGGCCTTGATTCAGAGGAATCCTATCCCTATAATGGAAGG GACACAGACAACTGTCACTACAGGACCGAGTGTTCAGCTGCCAACGTCACTGGCTTCGTAGACATCCCTCCGCGGGAGAAGGCCCTTATGAAAGCAGTGGCAACTGTAGGTCCTATCTCTGTTGCTATTGACGCAGGCCATACATCCTTCCAGTTCTATAGATCAG GCATTTATTATGAGCCAGACTGCAGCAGCAGAGACCTGGATCATGGGGTCCTGGTGGTTGGCTATGGCTTTGAAGGAACAGATTCAGATAACAATAAATATTGGCTCATCAAGAACAG CTGGGGTACAAGCTGGGGTTCAAATGGCTACGTGAAGATGGCCAAGGACCAGAATAACCACTGTGGAGTTGCCACCGCAGCCAGCTATCCCACCGTGTGA